The DNA segment TAGAGAGGAAAACGTAATGCAAACGACTATTGATTATCAAAAATACGAACTTATGGATAAACGAACCGTTTTTAATCATCTATTAAAAGCCGAAGCGAAACTAAACGCCTTAGAGCAAGAGTTTAAAACCAAGATAAAAGCGCAAAAAGAGCTTGTTAAATTTTTAAAAGCTAAAAGCAAGATAGATGAAAAAGAGATTTGTATCCCCAGTCTTGATGAAGCCATAAGGGAATTTGAAAATGGTGAAACTATAAGCTGCAAAGACTTTTCAGACTATCAAGCCAAGATGAGAGAGTGAAGTGTCATGCAAAATCACTACTTCAAAAAGATATCGAGCTCGGTTTAAAAAGCAGACGTCTAAAGATCAAGATTTAATCGATACGGTGGTCTTTAAGCTCGCAAACGGCGAAACTTTAGAGGAGAAATTTTGCGATCGCGCTTTAAAAGGCAGATATTCTCAGTTTAGAGAGTGTCACATCAAGCCTGATTTGTTGCTGATGTACCGGATAAATGACGA comes from the Campylobacter rectus genome and includes:
- a CDS encoding type II toxin-antitoxin system YafQ family toxin; protein product: MSCKITTSKRYRARFKKQTSKDQDLIDTVVFKLANGETLEEKFCDRALKGRYSQFRECHIKPDLLLMYRINDDVLELYLMQVGSHSDLFGGISQICSQV